DNA sequence from the Macrobrachium nipponense isolate FS-2020 chromosome 41, ASM1510439v2, whole genome shotgun sequence genome:
TACTGCAAGACCTGATAAATACTACTTTGGAAAATACAACATCTGCCTCACTGGACACAACAGGGAATGAAACGTGTATCATCAGTCAACAAAAATATCAGTTGAATGGCTTCCGAACATTGTTCATTACAGTGCTATACCAAACTTCAGAGGGAATTATACTAGCAGAGGGAAAGAAACAATGGAGCTATATCTGTAAGTACTGAATGTAAATTTTAACATTAATAAGGCAAATGAAGGGAGAAATTATCATTGCAAATAACTACCtttcattaagcatataaaatttgaTGACAGATATATGCACTGTTGGATGATAACATATGTCACAATCAGTTACAAAAGGTATTAGTATCCAATCAAAATTTTCTTGATTCTTGTGCTGATCTGGATCCCCAAAATTAGTTACTTTTTACTATACTGTATCTGCTTGTGTACAtagtcatatatattttttcctgtgaGAGTGAAAATTTTATGCTCAGATCAGAATAATTTCTCCATGTTGCATATTAAAGTTAATATGCCCTTTTCATAGGTATACAAACCACATGTCTTTTATTGGATGGTATTTGGTGACAGCTGGTTCAGATATTGAACCTTGGCAACGTTGTAGTTAATAATGGCAAAATACCACCCAATCCCCTGTCATTAAcccattcatttatttcttcagcTACAGAGGCAAATGTGAGGATGGTTGAGTTTGGGATTATGATAAAAGAACaggtttgttaagaaattcacagtctcgtgaaaacaaattaataaataatatatttctatgtaaaaatagaacaaagactttcgaacaccgttcctcatcagtgtaacgttaatatgtcattttaacgttacactgataaggtcgaaagtctttgttctatttttacatagaaatatattatttaacaatttgttttcatgagactgtgaatttcttaacaaacctGTTCTTTTATCATAATCCCAAACTCAACCATCCTCACATTTGCCTCTGTAGCTGAAGAAATAAATGCATGGGTTAATGACAGGGGATTGGGAGGTATTTTGCCATTATTAACTACAACGTTGCCAAGGTTCAACATtgtacattttttaatatataattgtggatttttttaacaaGAACAGGtttgtatatctaatataaatgCGGGAGATTTTGTCTCAAAGAACAGGACTGGAACTGTTCTGATGGAATCAGAAACTTAAGCTATAAACCTCTACTGCAATCCCAAGAATCCCAAAATGTCTGTGTCCAAGGTGAGAGGCTGAAAGGACaatctatccccccccccccccacaacaactaCCAGCTTTGTGGTCACATATACTGAGCTGGGGCAGAATAACTAATAACATCTAGTATCTCTTATCTCAGCAATTCCAACGTTTCCCTTTTGTAACAGCATAACAAGTTCTGAAAACATTCATACTGTTTGCATCGCTTCTGAAAGGTCTGCCATTTATCACTTAAGGCTCCATGTACTAAAAATGTATTTGTCTACTGATGCcaacattttataaaataatgataaagggattcaatttaaatttttccttaGCTCATTACTCTCCAGTTCATGTTGCAGATTTTTGCTTAAGATTGTAATATGTGATTGGATACTAACTTCTCTACAAGGGAGGTATTTTTGTAACTATACTTACTTTAAACATACTGCTGAATCAAATCGTGAAACTTATTCCATACTATTTTACAAGCTGAATCACTTAGACATGTAAAATAAATACTgtagtactataaaaaaaaagttgctttaatGACAGTTACCAATTAAAATAGTTTAGTAGTGTATAACTAAACacgtttagaaatatttttcatcttcAAATCTTTTCAATCTAATTCAACTAAAGATAACTTTAAGATTTGTTTAATGACGGTTACCTTACAAAGGGATACTACAGTACAGTATCCATCATATGGGTAGGATATTCTATAATCAAAATATTTGCCCCATGCCctttatatagtataaaaatacactaatcagtgtataattaaacaaacaaTTTCTTCCAGTCCCTCTACAACAACCAACGATTCGAGTAATTGCTACGACATCATTCATTTTCACAATGTGGAACATCGTTGACAACTATGACTTAGCATATAGCTACAACCTCACTCTCCGTGCAACTACACAGTCTAAGACTATTACGCTTCAAAGTCGAAATAAAGATCATAGCACATACACATTCCAAAACCCAGCATTTGGAAAGCACAGTGTTTGTGTTCTGGCCTTTATTTATGACAATCCAAACTACACCAGCAACACATATTGCAGTGACATAGTTGATATCCAGAATTATGgaggtgagtatatatatatttatatttaaacattctttacttataagtaagctaaaatattatgtaaatatcaaatcatgtggtaaataaaatatataagaaagcaAAGCTGGAGAACAGAAAAACACAAAGTGAAAAAATTTGATTTACCAAGCAGACAATTACTGCATTTGGTGACCTGCTGAAGCCAGAATGAAACAAGTGTTCTTAGATACTCTTGTGCCTGACATACTATGAGAGCCTGTACTCTACGTACGTGCAGACTTCCAAAGAAACATACACAAGGAAAGTCAAGCTCAGTCTTCCTCTTCAGATTAAGCATGCAGGTGACTGGGGGGTCACACAAATGGGGTCAAACACTTTGGACCAAACTGAGCAGTCACATTCTATGagattaaacacatgcaagctaGTGCACTAACCCGCATGCACTGCCAATGACTGCCTCCCCCCATGAACAAGCGCTAGGATGCCGTCACTTCCAACAGAGGGGTGACAATCCCAAAAAGACTTCTAGGCATTTTTGTGGATGGTACCCTTCAAAGCCTACTCCCACAGATTCAACATGAGGGAGGGGATGAGGAGGAAAATGATGAGGAAGATGAAGCAAGAAGGTGTTTCTCTGGCCTCCCATGATCGTGGGTGTCTCTGTCCACTTCCTAAGGACAAGGTCAAGGCAGACATCTCCTCAGGGACAGGAGCAGAAGATGCCAGAGCAGCTACAGTAAGAACAACAGGAAACACAAGAACATCCAGAACTGTAGTACACCATAGTTCAGAGGGGGAAGCCAAGCAGAACAATGGGATCCAATGAGACCCAAGTAAGTGGGGAACTTCTGAACAAAGCCAAATGTTCCAAGAAGGTACTATAGAGGGAAGGGTCTCCTTTTGTGATGGGAGAAAGTCATGTTACCTTCAGTAGCTTCTTCGTCTCCTCAGGATATCTCAGAGTGTAGGCAAGTGGTAAGTAGGTAAGTAGCAGAGGACAGAGGCAGTTATGATAAGAATGGCATTATACCAGCAGAAGCACTGCACACGTGATAAAACTACCTTAATGCTTCTTTGCTTGAAAGACTTCTAGGCCATGGCCTAATATTGTTCCTATGCTttggtaataatatttattactgGGTATTTGCCCATTCCTTAAAATGTATGACAGAAGTCTTTTCATATAAGAGTGGAGGACACTTTATAAAACATGATAATTTAAAGTGGTTTCTTTCGTTTCTTTCACTTTTCTGTCCACTACCTCATCGCCCAAATATCCATATGAGAGGGGAACCCAGCAGAAATAAACAGTTCTGCACCAAGATATGTGAAAGAGCCACTCCTTAGCTTTTAAGACTAAGAGGTGGAAACTATTGTATACTCTTAGTCCCGGTATAAGCCAAAGAGATTCCAGTGGATTGTTGTACAGTCTGCAACTAGTAAGGGAAGAATGGTGGACACCATCTCAATAACAACAGCAGGGGTCATGGCAGGAAAAGAACCAGGAAATGGAGTACAGAGGCATATTACCCCTGAAGACAGTGACAGGACCATCAACCTCTTCCTTAGCCAATGCTTCTTCAACTGGCAGGCAACCATGAAAGACACCAACAGACACTCACTTCAGTTAAAAAACTGCATACATTCCTGCAAGCCGCAGACAACCAAATTTTAATGATGGTCAACAGACAAAAACAACATGAATCTACCACTTTACTCATTTGTGCCCTGAACGTCTATACATACCAATCACTCTTCCTATAAGAATTATCTGGCATCATTATTCTAAGAATTGCATActcaacatcagaaacaaacaagcCAAAGCATCAACTCTTCAATTCAACGTATACTTAAAACTGGAAAAACAGAACTAATGAACAACCAATAGTACATGTAAGCAGCAAGGTGGTGGAAGAAAATGTGGACACGGATTTCCATGTGAGAGGGTGGTCCACACAACTCCATCATTCACGGGCTACCAGTTGACTAACTTGATAGATAACCTCGACAACCAAACCAGCTTCCACCAAAggtatatcaaaattaaaagacTTGTATTCttctacaaacaaacacaagaccaataaaaatattgtaaaatccACCTTCACAACCCACTTATGAACCCTGACCACGCAAAAATGGAGATTTCTTGACTCAACTACAGTCAAAGAAAGGGTGACAAATTGCTCACAGATAAGCTAGCAGTGTTGTCAAACTCTCCTGCCAGCCACCAATTAACCACCTCATTACCAAGTTTCAATGACTGTTTCCATACTGTAGCAAGCATTACATAAATGGTGATGGGCTTCATtctcataaaaacaaaacagcTTTCAAATATGTTACTCTTTTGTATTACAACCCCTTCTTCAATTTGTATGGATATGGTATTGTCAACAACTTAATAATTAaccaattcatatatatttttatgtactgcacaatataatatatagtaggttGTAATGGTGAGAActgaaattcagaaaaaaaaataatgacagttAATACAACTTTTAAACAACAAATAGGTAAGTGGGTACTTTCATTAATTTAAGTTTTTTCTGTAAATGTGACTATACTCACACCCTTATGAAATATTCTCATTGTGCAAATTCCTCTCTTAAGATACTGGTCGTGGTCACTAAAGAATGAATTAACCAAATCTATTTTATAATTTCCACTTTCACATAAATGACAGGGGATCCCTTCAGTGAAGTCAAAGGTTCCTGCTTATCCTTCTCTTTTCATGTTACCCATGGAAAACACATTGGGAAGACTTTTGCATTTATGTCAAGTACAACTGCAATGTTAGataatgtatttttcttaaatattttttaatagctATGATAGCTCTTACATACAAgtcctctttcattttttttcagttatggcTATTCCGTCACCGGTCAAGGATCTGAAGGCGATGGCCACATCTAAATCATCTATCTTTATCAAATGGCGTCACCCAGATGAAGACACTGAGAACAGTGACCTAACATATGTAGTCGCCTGGAgtatgaatgctttttttttaaaagaaggtGAATTAGACGTACAAAACCCATTTAGTCTGAGAGGTTTCTACTGTGACAGCAAGTTTTTAGACAATTCAGTCTCAAGCACTGAAATCAAAGAACTGTGGATAGGAGGAAACTACACAGTCTGTGTGACAGCAATAACCAACAATGTTGCCCGTGGTAGCAGCTGTGACACTATTATTTTAGGTAAGGATTGCTATGTTTATTCGGTTTTTATCATCCTAACTATTTtggggtaaaataaaaaagaatagctACTAATTAAGTACAGTGCTGGTTGGCACACAAATATTCCACTAGGTCTGAGAGTTAATTGAAGGTAGAAAAAAAGATCCTAATTTCTAATAATTATAAATGGAAAACGTTTGCCACAGAACTTGGgctgaatttatttcatttctgaatgttgGCACGTAATGACTTGGCACTAGAACTGGAGTTATGTGGGTTAATAAACTAGCTTGTgtttaagagattttttttgtGTTACATAGTCATTAATAGGGATATTTATATTTGCTCTTGTTAAATGAGTTGCTTCTTTAGCTGTTTTATCAAGTCTTCATTTCCCTTGATCCCTACGTGTGCAAGGATCCAACATATTCCTATATTTTTCCCATTAAACAACTTGTAGAGTAATATCTTAATTTGTTGTAAtgttattttttggtttgtatcTTTAAATAGCTTCCAGGGCACATCTGGAGTCACTGAAAATCACAAAACTGTTACATGAGGtcactttaattatataattatcatataattaataattataattatatgaggtcactttaattatataaataaagtgatCTCATGTAACAATTTTGTGATTTCCATGAACTCCAGATGTGCCATAGAAGCTATTCAAAgatacaaaccaaaaaataacaTTATACAACAAATTAAGATATTACTCTAAAAGTTGTTTAatgggaaaaatatagaaatgctgtaaatactgaggcattatCAGTTGGAGAGAACCGGCATGTTTTGTCTTGGgatactgcagcatatcccactcaaTTTTgagatttagatccatctgtgtatattgcgAAATGTGGACCTTTTTGGGTTATGtgttctattgtatgttgtctatggtgttctgggatatatgagtaactttttgatgaatatttttaatgcaaattcttattttattcatagtccaaggaggaggtaattttactatttaGGGCAATTGCATATTTATATTCCGAGACTCAAACAATATTCTAGCTCTAACagggaaaggtggtgaatgattatttataaaataaacatatctcctaattcaaataatttttggTTGTAGAATTACTCGTCTGAATTCTCAAGAGCTCTCTTCACTGTTACAAACTCTATGGAGAGACAGTGGTAGTTCATCACATTCTAGTAAAGCTGAGGTTGGTGATGATGTAAAGGTTCCTGAACATAGTTCAAGGCCTTCATTGTGAATTGGATTCAGTGTTATCAGGCTTGCTTTCGATGATTAGGCTTCCATTAGAGGTTTCTAAAATGTAAGATGAGAGTCAAATTTTACACCTAGAatggttaaagcttcagactcattcacaGGCTTCCATCCATCTGAAGGAGATGGGGTGTTAAACCTGTACAAGATCTGCTGACCAACAGTGTTTTTGTTTCACTAGAGTTCAGCCTCATATTACACCATTCAATTCATGTCCTGATTGAGGTTAAGGGCAGTTTCATTTCTTGTAAATGGAGACTTTACTaccccacaagtgttgcatcattggcATAAGGTACCACCTTGTCTTCCAGGCCATCAACCTTATCACTTATATAGACTAAAAATAaaagtggaccaagaacactaccctgtggaactctagacacaataggtcttggttcactagaGATCCTATCAACAGCTAATTCCACTAAGGAAATTTTGAGGCAATCTTCAAACATCCATCCACTCCCAGATTCTATAAATATAGATAGTACTAATGGTTTAACGTAAAACTTTACCAGTTATTAAGGTTATGCATCCCCGTTTAACAATTCAGTATATCCAATCAAATAAATCAATACCAGATTGATTACTAGCCTTGGGAAATGAAAATACACTTCAAAATCTCCCCCCTGAGTACAACTAACCACTaggtactactactacctactgcagcctatactctgtttttttccatctgtccatccacctgtggtgttttcgtatggtaacactgcgtcccgggctttaaatagttacgttttgtgtaagttttaggtaaataaaaggatatctgggtgtacatttgcaactgaaaagtgttttaataatttacagtatgcgaattacaccgttaatattcgaaataaggttattattattgttgaatgtaagctgaatgtaactatctaaagcccgggacgcagtgttaccatacgcaaacaacaCACGCTGgtggagagaaggaaaaaaacagttttttttttttagtctctgcCAGTCGGCGACAAATACCTATATTTAGGTAcagtaccaccttttttctctttgtgtATCTTGTGTTTTAATTGAGATATTTACTGTCTTTCGCTTCTGGTTTTGCGTTCATTCCcaaggggttagtactaaacacggcaccCATTTTGCACGTAAACTGTTAGGTAGTTACCAAACCAGAAGGGGGGTGTAGTACTAGTTTGCAGTGTAGGGCTAGACGTATAGCCTAtataccacatagcaagtgaagtTGTATAGCCTACTGGACATTTTGCATAGTAATAAAGCTCAAATAGCGGTTTGGGTGTTTTGTAAATTAACATCCACTAGTTTATCCATCATACCAAACATAGGCCTACCTACTAAATATATGTAAACGGAAAAAGCAACACGAAGATATCCTATATTATAATTTTTGGACAAACAATATCGAAATGGTGTATATAATGCAGTATtggtaaaataatatgaaaaaattactGCAATAATGAGAATTTTGCAATCTTTAGTTCGATTTCACGCCGACCACCGAAGCATCGAGGgatgccatgtttagtaccattccctcaagaatgaaataaaaacattgacAAAAGCATCTGAATAATTCTCATATTACTTCTCAAACAATCTCACCTGCTATgcatcataaaaatatttttctacattttatttaacctaaaaattatattaaaagccGATATACATTCGTGCGGCCCTCCTTTATACCTAGTACTAATATTTGAAATTAAACCACCACGAGACTTGGTTGACCAATTCACTCCAGACCAAAGCCTGATATTACTATATAAAGCTTTCCTTACCTTTTCGCTTTTTCCGGCGGAATCTTTCACAACAGCTTAGAATGCAcagaaaatgtaggaattatcACGTTGTACTCAAATCATCCAGGTTTTTCATCACATTACAAATCGCTAAGCACACCAATGACACTTGACTTCACGTAGGCATAAAAAAATCCAGTATGCGATTTGCCtatttataaaactaaatatcaTATACTTTTGTTACGGCTCCATTGAATGACGCGTATCTAGCACAGTGAGCAAcgaattcaaataaaatataattcataatCGCTTCAAATATCGTTCTTAATACTCCGTTAACGAAACGCGACCAGTAACTAACAGCTGAACCTGACACTGTTCATATTACACCGACTCCGACTTTGTTCGAAGTTTGTTGCGTTTCTATGAACGATTCACAGTAACATGATCAGTACCcactaaaaagatatatattatatagatatatatataattaatatagatatatagataatatctatgtatatatatacatatatatatatatatatataatatatatatataagcaaaacaGTATGGGTGAAAAGAATCAATCGGACGAGGCAAAAAAAGAATTTGCAAAATGACGGAGGAAGGAAGTTAACGAAACTAGAATGGCATCGTTTATTACAAAATCACCGAATATCCAATATCCAGAATTAAAAGGTCatgtttcagtttttatgttaccTTCAGTTTACCTTTGTAACtagaatgaacaaataaatatgaaaaggccCTCATGGTGGACAAAATAAGGGTAAGGAAggtgaaaatcaaaataaacatgGGAAATGAGGTGAACTGAACCATTTCATCTTGTCATACCATCAAGaatattttagcttttatattcaGTAAAGCTATGGTCGtatctcattaaaaaaattaccttatAGAGTGCTTTTTAGTAATATCAGTGAATTTCCTATTAACCCATGTAAATTTAGTAAGACTCCATTTATTACCTATTGGCTACAGATGACTTCCACTTCGTCAGTCCACCTAAAGACCTTCGATACAACCCAGGATCCACATATAAATACCAGCATCAAAATGTAAGTATAACTGTATTGGTATTTTAGTGTTCAGTGAACGACTACCATCACTATACAGTACAATAGGGAACAGAATTGACGCATATGTATTCAGGGATCCATGAATTTTGCCTACAGCACCACGGAGTTTTCAGAAACCTGATGAGTGAAATAATTGCTCTACATTGTCAAAAGCTGAAAAAGACTGCATTACTGGTATACCACACTACGTACTGATTTGTCCGGCACATCGTAACAGCTGGTTTCATtagtaatattaacaaaataatgaaaaacagtcaaaagtagaattatataatgaaaaatgcaagCCAAGTTGAGAATACCAGACtcctttattttaaaattaaagttcttCAACACAGAGCCTTGAAGCTTGGGACATGACAGGCAACTAAGGTTTACTTTTCAAAGATGCAATGTGCACCAAAGAGCATTGTAGTTAGTGGATTTGTAGTTTTAACAGCATTATTCGGAGTTACATATCTATGCTATTATTATCACTCTATTATTTAGTATAGAAATTTTTGCCCCCATCATTGTTGTACCTATTCCTCATGAGCAACTATGTAGATTGAATTACAGTCTTCATCAACAATGTCTTAGGCCATACTTGGCATAAACAGCTATAGAAAAGTTATCATAATGTTACCAATTCCTACATATACTATTAAGTTTGATGAGTGACTTTACTCAGTAACTTAAATTTCCTAAAATATTCTACCCATTTTTTTTAACAGGGAGACACACCTTCAATCAGCTGGAAAAATCTTGAAGAAAATGTTAGTTTCTGGGTAAAATGGCATGGAGAAATCAGTGGAGATACCAATCATGCAGAAACAGTAGAGAGTAAAAAGGATATTTCACTACCGCCAGGCCTCTGGAATATTTCTGTTCGTACAATGCAAGGTCACAGTGCTAGTGAAGAAACGTACACAACAGCCTCTGTGAAAGGTAAGTAGTAcaagtatcatatttctgcaacaatcatttctaatgttttttgCTAACCAGAACTTTATTACTCTTGGAAAAAATTcctaaataatttcttaaataggATAGGTGACTATTCTTTTGAAGTTTCTGAAGAGATTCTGTTCAAAAGTCTGGACATTCCACCTTTACTGCTTTCTGACAAAGCAttcaagatattaaaaaaaatttataatgaatACTCTCTTAAATTATCTTCCAAAGTGTCAGCATTAGTACCATATGTGAcagtatgtacatatgtgtatttcTTGGGTATATTTCCAGTCACCATCCTGGATGGATGACACCCCTATCACAGTTAATGTTAGTTTTAGATATGAACTACAATCTCATATTTTCTCTAATTAATTAGTGAAAATTTTgccaaatgcaaaaaataaataaataaataaataaatggccaCAGAAATCATCTCAAAAGACAGATCCATTgccatatttatatgtatgtatttgtttcaACTTTGAACTTATTCAACACTTATTGCTTTTGCTGTACTTTGTGAAAGTTTATCATTTTGCTGTAttgaagaaaaagttaaaaaatgtgGCCTTTAAAAAAAAGGAACCTGTGCAATTATAAGATTCCTTAGTAGCCTCAAAAACTTTGGTTTTTGAAATACACTTACTCAAAAATTTGcttttccaaacttttttttttattcaaaagaatcTTGCCGCCTTAAATAGTTATCTTGACCCAAGTAATTGATGGGATTAGTGCTGAAGCAATTGAaagttattttgttataaatacaAAACCAATCTCAACAATACAAACCCATCAGTTTACACGAGGCCCTCTAGCCTTGTGGAAAGCTCCAACAACACACAAATGACTGGCAATTGTTACTGGTACTACGGTTCCAAGATGTGTGGCCAATGAGGGAAGTTTTCATTATATGGTGTAGCTTGGCTGACTGCAGAGGCAGGCAAAGATAACTGATAGGTTTGTCTTAAGAtaattgcatttttaaaaaaatcatacttgatgagcattccttttcattttgctAGAATACAAGGATAAATAGGTATACATTACATTTGCATTACTCTTTCATTTAGGGCTGATCATATACTCCCAGCAAACCAGCAGCAATTCTCTAGCAGTTTCCTGGGATGAATGGCCTCCTCCACTGTGGCCAGTGCACTACAATGCAACACTAAACCACAAAGAGGGTGTTTTGCAGCAGTCACCACCTATCTACTGCTCTGGAAACCACACAGACTGCCAGTATCAATTTAGCAATCTCAGTATTGGTGTGCCAGTAATGCTGGAGGTTTTTGTTCAGAATGAAGATGAGATATATGTTCAAACATCCAATACCATAATTGAGGCAATTGGAGGTGAGTTTTGGTCAAGATTTTTATGATTTCTGCACATGTACTAGTTTCTTTACCTGTCAAATAAAGACATTACTATGTATTTAACACtttcaatattttcatcaaaTAATAACAACGGTAAACTGaactatgaataaatattttctgaTAGCTTGCAAAAACACAATTAAGGTACCTCTATAAAACTTTGGAAAATTTACTTACGTATTCagattttaatcttgaaatataaGTTACATAACGAACTTTCTACAAAATCCTCACTAATTCCGTTAAAAATTCCtttcgaaaaatattttttaaatattaaaatagtcatcATACTTTTTACATACAACCAAAACCTAATTCAGATAAATTTTGTGACAACAGAAAGAAGGCATCTGCTTACTGtaaatggaaaatttattttgtcagGGAGTGCACTCAAACTTTACCTAAGGAAAGTTTTCAGTGGCGGCAGACTTGACTAAAATCTCTACAAGAATAaagtaaatgtttaaaaaaaaagcacttaATACACTAGTCTGTATTTTTATACAAATTCCTTTCTGTAAAAGCCATTAATTACATATGCTAAAAAAGATGCACATACTATCTGGATGGGTAAAACTTTAAATGGAATAAAAGATTTTTGATGCCCTGCAAGTATGACAGTAATAATGAAGACACAGAAGATAAAGGGTAAGTAATGGTGGAGGGTCAGACTTGCAAGAGGCTAGATAGAATACCCCTGAGACCTTAGTATCAAAATGCATTGTAAGGTTGGAGCATGAAAAGGCTGTGTGAGGTTGTCCACAGCCTGGATATGATGGAAGGAGTTTGCTGGATTAGCGATAAGTCTCTGTAACCAATTTGTAAGcagcaaaaatttattttcaatgtgATTGCCAGGGGCAATCAAAGAATATTGATTCTGAAAAGACATAAATACAAAATGCTGAGAATCACTGCTGTAGTGTAGTAAGACCCTGGCATTAAACTGCTTTTTACTCAAGATAGCCCTTGGGCTTTCCCATTCTCAACTTCTCTGGTGTTCTTTTAACCTCTCAAGCTGTTATGTTCTCTATTGGTCCTTCAATCTTTCCAAAATCCTCAAGTTCAAATTAGTCCCTTCTCTCAGCAGGCTTTTAAATGTTGCCTGAATCATCCCAGTaactcttttatttcattattcattttctacATTTCTATCCTTCGAGAAATGTACAATACTTATTATGTATACCACCTCTATTCCCTAACTCAAAACACActgctaaaaaaacacacacccatGGCCATACTATCCAGGTAAGTTTGGgaaatactttaattttgtcCATCCTCAAGCAAAATCTTGATGAGAGATCTGTTATTCCAAAATTATATGAAC
Encoded proteins:
- the LOC135212521 gene encoding uncharacterized protein LOC135212521 — translated: MVKLRASVALLVAFWSFAAATQAMNITSVSMYWDDHIIVCTNVSSEQNETFMDNTYTLITILQDLINTTLENTTSASLDTTGNETCIISQQKYQLNGFRTLFITVLYQTSEGIILAEGKKQWSYIFPLQQPTIRVIATTSFIFTMWNIVDNYDLAYSYNLTLRATTQSKTITLQSRNKDHSTYTFQNPAFGKHSVCVLAFIYDNPNYTSNTYCSDIVDIQNYGVMAIPSPVKDLKAMATSKSSIFIKWRHPDEDTENSDLTYVVAWSMNAFFLKEGELDVQNPFSLRGFYCDSKFLDNSVSSTEIKELWIGGNYTVCVTAITNNVARGSSCDTIILDDFHFVSPPKDLRYNPGSTYKYQHQNGDTPSISWKNLEENVSFWVKWHGEISGDTNHAETVESKKDISLPPGLWNISVRTMQGHSASEETYTTASVKGLIIYSQQTSSNSLAVSWDEWPPPLWPVHYNATLNHKEGVLQQSPPIYCSGNHTDCQYQFSNLSIGVPVMLEVFVQNEDEIYVQTSNTIIEAIGDVHQLMQDYSNEDEVAVKWAEAENVNIYLLSVYPDKNLTVLRFRTIVTLPTRLPLPLKSLDDNVVQLQPCKSVDRCGGITSVTLNMEPSPSHKSKFSAVGVTASLLILAFAIIIGITVKKVKQQHYQQFEELEAEPLILVNDAWRDYPRYVPEREAGPSNAHHYKNGKDIKKGKGKNKSTKATREVLIHEDP